Part of the Aurantiacibacter aquimixticola genome, GGGCAGGAAATCTTCGGGCGGGATGCCGCTGCGCTTCTTGCCTTCGAGCAGCGGCGTGGTGACATAACCGAACCCGGTCTCGCTCTTCGGGTTACGGCCGAGCGACCAGTATTCGAATTTCGTCGCGGCGCCGGACACGCCGTCGAAGTCTCCGTCACGCAGAAGCAGGCCAATCGTGCCGAGTTGCAAGGCGTAGCCCTCCTCCACCTGCGCGCCGCTGGGCGGCATGCCGGTCTTGTAATCGACCACGGCGAGGGTTCCGTCCGGCAGGCGGTCGATCCGGTCCGCCTTGCCGAAGATGCGGATGCCATCGACATGGATTTCGCCCCATTTCTCCCACTTCACTGGCTCTCGCCCTGGCTCGGCAGTGATCTCGCCTTCCACCCACTGCAGTGCTCGCAGCAGGCGCGGACGCCACAGCGCACGGAGCAGCGGATGTGCGGAAAGCTCCTGCAGATGCCGGTCGGCCAGCTCGTGCAAAGTGCCTTTCCCCCCGTGCCAGTCCTCCAGGATCGCGTGGGCAAGCGTCCCCTGCCACGCCGGGCCGGGATCGGCATCGAGCGCGTCGAGCTCACTCAGGCGCAGAATTTTGCCGGCGTAGAATTCGTAAGGATCGGAGCGCAGTCGATCGAGCGCGGTCACGCTGATGTCCTTGCGACGCTGCTCGGAAGACGGGAGCGGCCTCGGCTGCGGATGCGCAGCGACGGGTGGCGGATCATCCAGCGCACGGGCGAGCTTGGGAAGGTCACTGTCCTCGTGTCGCTGTACAAGATCACCGCCCAGCAAGGCTCGCACCCGCAGCAGGAAACGCGAGGCGATGGCCGGTCCGCTGACATCCCGGCGCGCGCGGCTCAGCACGACTTCGGGTGCACCCAGGGCTCCGGCGAGATCGTGCGCGGCAAGGCCGATGCGGAAGTCTGCGCCCGGCACGCCCAGCGCGCGCAGGATAGCCGGTGCCAGCAGCGGGTCGGCGGATGGCGTGGGCGGCCACGTTCCTTCGTTCAGCCCCGCACAGATGACAAGATCGGCGCGGGTCATGCGCGCTTCCAGCAGGCCATAGATCGCCACGCGCGGATGGCCGCCATAGGGCGGGCGCACGGCAATCCGGTCCATCGCATCGCGCAGGGCCGAAGGCAGGTCGGCGGCCTCCAGCGCAACGGGCACGTCGCGCGCCTGCAAGCGCAGATCTTCGACAAAAGCGGACAGCGCGCGCCCGTCCTCTCGCGCCCAGAGGTTCTCGCCGCACAGCGCTTCGCCCGCTTCGGCCAAGAGGTCGAGCCATTCGGCAAGCCCGCGCGTATTGACCTCGCCAAGCAATGGCGAGATGACCCGGCTCACGCCGTCGAACCATTCCGAAACCGACGCCTCCGCGGCGACAAGCACCAGCGGGCCGAGGCCAGGCTCCTTGCGCGGGCCGCGCAACTCCAGCTCGAAAGCGCGGGCGTTGCGAAGCCACGCTGCCCTGCCCTCGCCGGCTGCTATCAATGGATGCTGCAGCAGCGCCATCAGCGGCACTGGCGCGGCTGCTTCCGACGCGGTTTCCGCCAGCAGAAGCAGCACCCGCCCCGCCGCCGTCTGCGATAGTGGCCGTCCAGCGGAATCGTCCGCCTGAATGTTCCAGCGACGCAGATGCTGCGCGATGCGGCCTGCAAGACCGCGATCCGGCGTGACGACCGCCACGCGCCTTTCCGGCACTTCGAGCGCTTCGCGCACCAGCAGGCTGACGGCCTGCGCCTCTTCTTCCGGATTGCCGGTCTCGATCAGGCGCACGCCCGACATGCGGCGCTTTTCGGGCGGCAGATCGACCCACGCCTTGCTTGCTTCGGGCGGCAGGAAGAGGCTGGAAATCGCGTGACTGCGCTCTGGCGGTCCCTTGGCGAGACCGGCGCGGTGCCATTGCTGCACTTCGCCGCGCGCCACGCCCATGCGGTTCAGCAGCAGCTTCAGGTGATATTGGGGATGGGTGACGGCATCGCCCTTGTCGAAAGGCGTTTCGCTATCCGGATCGCCCGCGCCGCCAAGTTCGTCCCACACGGCATCACCCATCGACAGGTCGAGATCGGGCAGGATCACCGCGCCTTGCGGCAGCTCGCTCACAGTGCGCAGTAGCCGTGCCAGCGCTGGCGCCGCGCTGGTCACGCCCGCTGCGACGAAGGGCGTGGCTGGCGGATTGTCGCGCATGCGCCGGGCTGCCTCGCGAAACAGCATGTTCCGGCGCGCCGCCGCATCGCGCTCTCCCCGTTCTTCCAGCTCTGCCCGCCACAATTGTTGCAGCGTGGCGAAGAGGTGGAGGCTGCCGCGCCAGTGTTCCGACAGATCGCCGACAAGATCGACAACGCGGTCCGACAGCAGATCCTCGGGCGCGATTTCCTCGACAAGCAGGCGATCCATCACCTGCCCCGTCTCGAAGGCGAGGCGCAACAGCGCGCTGCCCTGTGGCGCCTTGTCGCCCTGCTGCTGTCGGATCAGCTGGGCCAGGCGCAGCCAGCGCCGCGTCGGATCGGCGGCAGGCGGAATGGCCGCGCCAGCGCCGAGCGAGTCGAATAGCGGCCCGAGCGCCTCGTCTAGATCGAGATCGCCGACCAGCACCATGCGCGGCATCAGCAGGCCGGGATTGCCGCTGGCCCCGGCATGGCGCACGAAAGCCTCGGACATGGTGCGCGCCGCGCGGGCCGAGGGCAGCAGCAACGTCAACCGCGCGAGGCCGACATGCTCTTCGCTGTAGCGCGGCACCAGTCCGGCAACGAGCGCATCGGCAAAGCCGCGATGGGCGGCGATGGAATAGACTTGCGGCCCGGAACGTTCAGCCATTGCGCAGGGCGCGCTCCGTCGGCCCGATCGCATCGGGGGTTCCAACCTCGAACCATGTGCCCGCGAATGGCGTGCCGAACAGTCGCCCTTCCTCGATCGCGCGGCTCCACAGGACGTTTGTCGAGAATTTGCCATCGGGCGCGTCCCGCAAGAGCCGCTTGGCGATCAGCTGGATGCCGGTGAAAATGAAAGGCGCTCTCTCGTCCTGCCCGCGGCGGCTGACCCGGCCCGCGATGTCGAGATGAAAATCGCCCAGCCCGGTGAAATTACGCGCACCGCTATGCGGCACCAGCAGCAGCAGCGCGTCCATCGCCTCCGCATTCCAGGCAGCCGAGAGATCGACGAAACAGTTTTGCGGACCGTCGAGCCAGATATTATCCGAATTCAGGCAGAAGAACGGGTCGGGCAGATGTTTCTCCGCGCGGATCAGCCCGCCGCCCGTTTCCAGCAGCGCGTCGCGCTCGTCGGATATGACCACCTCTGGCGCGGCGCGGTCCATGACATGCTCTTCCAGACTGTCAGGCAGATAGTGCACGTTCACCACCGCGCGCGCGATTCCGGCATCGGCGAGCTTGTCCAGCGCGTGGTCGATCAGCGGCTTTCCGGCGACCTGCACCATCGGCTTGGGCTGCGTCTCGGTCAGCGGGCGCATTCGCGTGCCTTTGCCTGCGGCGAGAACCATGGCGGTATCCGAAGCCAGTGCGCTCATTCGCCGAGCCCTCCGCCATGCGCGGCCCGCAGCTCTTCCGGGATATTCGCATCGAACCATAGCGCCACGGGCGCGAGCGCGGGGTGCGCAAGATCGCGCTCCATCGCCTGCCAGACACGCGGAATCATGGAGAGGTAGCGCGGCTTGCCATCACGCTTCCACAATCGCGCAAAGATGCCGATCACTTTCGCGTTTCGCTGCGCGCCAAGCCGGGCATAGTCGGCATCGAAATCGTCGCCCGGACTGCCGCGCGATTTGTACAGCTCAAGCATATCCGCCTCGAGCGTCTCCGACACATCGCGGCGCGCGTCCTGCAGCAGCGAGACAATGTCGTAGGCGCGGTGGCCGACAAGCGCGTCCTGAAAATCGATCAGGCCCTGCGTGCCGTCATAGCCGCCATCGGGGCCCAGCAGCATGATATTCTCGGCATGATAGTCGCGCAGCACGGTGACGCCCGGCGTCTGGCGCAGCAGAAGCGAGCCGAGAACTTCGCGCCAAGCCGCCAGGAAGCCCATCGAATCCACCTCGATGCCCGCCGCCGGGCAGAACCAGTCCGGAAATAGCGACACCTCCTTGAGATAGGTTTCGAGCGAATAGGGATTGAACGGGCCGGGCGGGCATTCGTGCAGGGCCACCAGCGCGCCAATCGCGTCGGCGTAGGTGCGCCGTTCTTCGCCCGGATTGTCATCCAGCCAGTCGCGCATCCGGTCATTGCCGAAATCCTCGATCAGGATCAGGCCGTGCGTAGTGTCTTCCGCGTGGATCTTGGGCGCGCGCATGCCATGGGCATCCAACCATTTGCCGACATGCAGGAACGGGCCCGGATCCTCGTGCGGCGGCGGGGCATGCATCAGCAGCGCGCCATCGGTACCGTTGCGCACACGGAAATATCGGCGGAAGCTCGCATCGCCGGGCAGCGGATCGACTGCCGCGCCGCTCCATCCAGCCTGCGTCAGGAAACGGTCGAGTTCGGCAGGCAGTTCGCTGTTCATGGCATGCGCTCTTGCCAGCCCGCCCCGCCTTCGACAACGGCCAAGCGGCCCTGCCCACGGATTTCGAGCGTGATGGAAAGGCAGTCCGCCTCATGCGCAAAACCACCGGCATGATCCGGCCATTCGGCCAGCAGCACGCTGCCATCGCGATAATCGTCCAGACCCAGCTGCTCGGCCTCCGACGGATGCGCGAGCCGATAGAAATCCGCATGGACGACCGGCGGCTGCAAATGATCGTAGCTTTCGATGATCGTGAAGGTCGGCGACGGCACTTCGCCCTCATGGCCCATGGCGCGCAAGATCGCGCGGGACAGCGTCGTCTTGCCGGTGCCCAATGTGCCGGACAGCTCCACGACATCGCCCGGGCGTAGCAGCTCCGCAATGCGCTCGCCAAACGCCCGCATGGCTTCCAGATCAGGTAAGTCGAAGGTCAAGGCAGCAGCACCGTCGCCGTCGTGCCAGCACCCTTTTCGGACTGGATCTCAAGCCTCCCTCCATGCGCTTCGATCAACTGCCGGGCGAGAGGCAGGCCGAGCCCGCGCTTGCCTTCCTTGCCGTCGCTTCCCGCAAGCCGGTAGCCATCCAGCGCACGCGCCAGCTCGCTCGGCTTCATGCCCTCGCCATTGTCGGAGATTACCACCCGCACACCCGATTTCCGCCGCGTCAGCGCCACGAGAATACGGCCACCCGGCGGCGTTGCCGCGATGGCATTGTCGAGCAGATTGCCGAGCGCCCGGCCCAGCTGGCGGCGATCCGCGTTGACTTGCCCAGCGCCCTTGTCGCCGCGCAGGTCCAGCGTGACGTTCTTCGCCTCGATGGCGTCCTCACGGCTGCGCACGATGTGCGTGGTGAAGGCCAGCAGATCGACTTCTTCGGTGGCGATGGGCAGCAGCCCGGCCTCGCTCTGCGTCAAGTCGAGCACGCTTTCAATCTGCTTGGACAGACGCTCCACCGATGCGAGGATCGCGCCCACATATTCGCTGCCCTGCTCGGACAAGTCCCCCGCCACACCCGACTGGAGCAATTCGGCAAAACCGCCGATGGAAGTGAGCGGCGTGCGGAACTCGTAGGACATATTGGCAAGGAAGCGCGTCTTCACCGCGTCGGCCTCTTCCAGCGCACTCGCCCGTTCGCGCAGGGCCTCCTCTGCCTTGGTCGAGTCCGTTACGTCCATGACCGTCAGCAGGCCGTTGCCGTCCGGCAGCGGGACGCCAGCGAATTCCAGCGTGCGCCCGTCGGACAGCACCACTCGGCCGCCCCGTTCCTTGCGATCGAGCGTCGCCGCGCGGACCACTTCGCCGATCGCCTTGCGCTGGCCGGGCCGCGCCAGGCGATTGGAAATCTTGTCGAGCAATTTATCGACATGCGGATGCTCGTCGAAGAAATCCTCCGGCAGTCCCCAGATCGCCGGGAAACTGCGGTTCCACAACTGCATGCGCCCATCTGGGGCAAAGACGCCAAGCGATTCGAATAGCGAATCGAAGGTCGCCGTTCGCGTACGCAGCAGCGTGTCGCGCGTGGCCGAAAGAGCAAGCTGTTCGGAGCGATCCTCCGCCACCAGCACCAGACCGCCATCGGGCATCGGCTGCGCGACGATGCGCAGATGCGTGCTGTCCGGCAGCGTCCACGCATCCTCCACCGCGGAGCCTTCCTGAAACCATCCGGCAAGCTCAGCGCGCCATTCGGGAAAGTCGCGCACTTCCGGCAGGCGCGAACGGTCGCGCGCCATGTCAAGAAAGCGCTCGAATGTCGGCAGGTCGAGCTGGGCGGAATTCGGAAGTGCGAAAATGCGCTGAAAGGGCTGGTTGGCGAAAGTGAGCCGCTTGTCCGGATCGAATTGCGCCACGCCCACCGATAGCTGGTCCAGCATGCTGCGCTGCGCGGCGCGGAAGGCGCGGAAGGCGCGGGTCTGCTCTTCCAGCTCTTCGATATCGATGCCATATCCGGCCACGCCTTCGGAACCGAGCGGAAGATCGCTCACCCGAAGCGTCCGGCGCTGGCTGCCTACAGTGGCCTGAACGATGCGCTCTATCGGCGTGTCGCGATCGCGCGCCTGCCTGGCGACCTGAGCGGCATCGAGGCCATCCACCTTTTCCACCAGTTCGATCTGCTTCTTCACGACATCCGCCGCGCTTTCCGCCGCTACCGCGTCGACATAGGCGGAATTGACAAGTCGCAACTGCATATCGTTGCCGCGGAACCACATCGGCATGGGCGCGGCCTCGATCAGGCCGACAAGCGCGGCGAAGTCGTTGCGAGCGCGTGCCGTCTCGGTCCGTAAGCGCGAGAGTTCACCCTGGCTTTCGGAAAAATCGAACCACCATAGCAGCGCCGCACCGCCGCTGGCGATGGCCGCATTGGCCAGCTGTCCGCGCACAGCGAGGCTTTTTTCCGATCCGCGCGGCGTGATCATCATCCGGAAAGGCGACGCCGTCTTCTGCGTGCGACGGACGGCATCGCGAAGCTGTTCGAGATCGCCTTCGGTCAGCCCGGCCTTGCCGGTATCGAGTTCGGAGAGAAAACCGGGGAGGCTGGAAAGTCCGAGCCAGGCGGCGAGCCTTTCCGGCCCTTCCAGCTTGCCGTCGGCCTTTACCAGCAGCGGGATCGCCGGAGAATCGTCGATCATCCGAGACAAGCGACGCATCGTGCTGCGCGCCGTGCGCGCGGCCTGCGCGCGCTGCAGCGAGCTTACCACCATCCAGCCCGCGCCGACCGTCCATGCGGCCAGAAGCAGGCCGAGCAGTGCCAGCGCTGTCAGGGAGAGTTCCATCGCCTGTCAGCTATGCGCGGGTGCACGGCGATGCAATGGCGTTAGGCACAAACTCCCCTCGCTGTTTCATGGGAGGGGAGCCCATGATCAATAGCGATAGTGTTCCGGCTTGAACGGACCTTCCACCGGCACGCCGATATAGTCGGCCTGCTGCTGGCTCAGCTTGGTCAGCTTCACACCAAGCTTGTCGAGATGCAGCGCCGCCACCTTCTCGTCGAGATGCTTGGGCAGGACATAAACATCGTTGCCGTAGCTGTCGGCGTTCTTCCACAGCTCGATCTGCGCCAGCACCTGGTTGGTGAAGGAACAGCTCATGACGAAGCTGGGATGGCCGGTGGCGCAAGCGAGGTTCACCAGGCGGCCCTTGGCCAGCACGATGATTTCCTTGCCGTCCGGAAATTTGACGAGGTCGGTCCCCGGCTTCAATTCCGTCCAGTCGTAATTGTCCAGCGCGCCGATCTGGATCTCGCTGTCGAAGTGGCCGATATTGCACACGATGCTCATCGGCTTCATCGCCTTCATGTGCTCGGCGGTGATGACGTCCTCATTGCCGGTGGTGGTGACGAAGATATCGGCGCGCTTCACGCCTTCTTCCATCGTCACGACCTCGAATCCGTCCATCGCCGCCTGCAGCGCGCAGATCGGGTCGATCTCGGTTACCAGCACGCGCGCACCGCCATTGCGGAGCGACTGTGCGCTGCCCTTGCCGACATCGCCGAAGCCTGCGACGAGCGCG contains:
- a CDS encoding nucleotidyltransferase family protein gives rise to the protein MSALASDTAMVLAAGKGTRMRPLTETQPKPMVQVAGKPLIDHALDKLADAGIARAVVNVHYLPDSLEEHVMDRAAPEVVISDERDALLETGGGLIRAEKHLPDPFFCLNSDNIWLDGPQNCFVDLSAAWNAEAMDALLLLVPHSGARNFTGLGDFHLDIAGRVSRRGQDERAPFIFTGIQLIAKRLLRDAPDGKFSTNVLWSRAIEEGRLFGTPFAGTWFEVGTPDAIGPTERALRNG
- the tsaE gene encoding tRNA (adenosine(37)-N6)-threonylcarbamoyltransferase complex ATPase subunit type 1 TsaE — protein: MTFDLPDLEAMRAFGERIAELLRPGDVVELSGTLGTGKTTLSRAILRAMGHEGEVPSPTFTIIESYDHLQPPVVHADFYRLAHPSEAEQLGLDDYRDGSVLLAEWPDHAGGFAHEADCLSITLEIRGQGRLAVVEGGAGWQERMP
- a CDS encoding PAS domain-containing sensor histidine kinase — translated: MELSLTALALLGLLLAAWTVGAGWMVVSSLQRAQAARTARSTMRRLSRMIDDSPAIPLLVKADGKLEGPERLAAWLGLSSLPGFLSELDTGKAGLTEGDLEQLRDAVRRTQKTASPFRMMITPRGSEKSLAVRGQLANAAIASGGAALLWWFDFSESQGELSRLRTETARARNDFAALVGLIEAAPMPMWFRGNDMQLRLVNSAYVDAVAAESAADVVKKQIELVEKVDGLDAAQVARQARDRDTPIERIVQATVGSQRRTLRVSDLPLGSEGVAGYGIDIEELEEQTRAFRAFRAAQRSMLDQLSVGVAQFDPDKRLTFANQPFQRIFALPNSAQLDLPTFERFLDMARDRSRLPEVRDFPEWRAELAGWFQEGSAVEDAWTLPDSTHLRIVAQPMPDGGLVLVAEDRSEQLALSATRDTLLRTRTATFDSLFESLGVFAPDGRMQLWNRSFPAIWGLPEDFFDEHPHVDKLLDKISNRLARPGQRKAIGEVVRAATLDRKERGGRVVLSDGRTLEFAGVPLPDGNGLLTVMDVTDSTKAEEALRERASALEEADAVKTRFLANMSYEFRTPLTSIGGFAELLQSGVAGDLSEQGSEYVGAILASVERLSKQIESVLDLTQSEAGLLPIATEEVDLLAFTTHIVRSREDAIEAKNVTLDLRGDKGAGQVNADRRQLGRALGNLLDNAIAATPPGGRILVALTRRKSGVRVVISDNGEGMKPSELARALDGYRLAGSDGKEGKRGLGLPLARQLIEAHGGRLEIQSEKGAGTTATVLLP
- a CDS encoding PD-(D/E)XK nuclease family protein, with translation MAERSGPQVYSIAAHRGFADALVAGLVPRYSEEHVGLARLTLLLPSARAARTMSEAFVRHAGASGNPGLLMPRMVLVGDLDLDEALGPLFDSLGAGAAIPPAADPTRRWLRLAQLIRQQQGDKAPQGSALLRLAFETGQVMDRLLVEEIAPEDLLSDRVVDLVGDLSEHWRGSLHLFATLQQLWRAELEERGERDAAARRNMLFREAARRMRDNPPATPFVAAGVTSAAPALARLLRTVSELPQGAVILPDLDLSMGDAVWDELGGAGDPDSETPFDKGDAVTHPQYHLKLLLNRMGVARGEVQQWHRAGLAKGPPERSHAISSLFLPPEASKAWVDLPPEKRRMSGVRLIETGNPEEEAQAVSLLVREALEVPERRVAVVTPDRGLAGRIAQHLRRWNIQADDSAGRPLSQTAAGRVLLLLAETASEAAAPVPLMALLQHPLIAAGEGRAAWLRNARAFELELRGPRKEPGLGPLVLVAAEASVSEWFDGVSRVISPLLGEVNTRGLAEWLDLLAEAGEALCGENLWAREDGRALSAFVEDLRLQARDVPVALEAADLPSALRDAMDRIAVRPPYGGHPRVAIYGLLEARMTRADLVICAGLNEGTWPPTPSADPLLAPAILRALGVPGADFRIGLAAHDLAGALGAPEVVLSRARRDVSGPAIASRFLLRVRALLGGDLVQRHEDSDLPKLARALDDPPPVAAHPQPRPLPSSEQRRKDISVTALDRLRSDPYEFYAGKILRLSELDALDADPGPAWQGTLAHAILEDWHGGKGTLHELADRHLQELSAHPLLRALWRPRLLRALQWVEGEITAEPGREPVKWEKWGEIHVDGIRIFGKADRIDRLPDGTLAVVDYKTGMPPSGAQVEEGYALQLGTIGLLLRDGDFDGVSGAATKFEYWSLGRNPKSETGFGYVTTPLLEGKKRSGIPPEDFLPETERFLHDALNRWILGDEPFTARLNPDAPGYSTYDQLMRLQEWQGREEGDS
- a CDS encoding aminoglycoside phosphotransferase family protein, producing the protein MNSELPAELDRFLTQAGWSGAAVDPLPGDASFRRYFRVRNGTDGALLMHAPPPHEDPGPFLHVGKWLDAHGMRAPKIHAEDTTHGLILIEDFGNDRMRDWLDDNPGEERRTYADAIGALVALHECPPGPFNPYSLETYLKEVSLFPDWFCPAAGIEVDSMGFLAAWREVLGSLLLRQTPGVTVLRDYHAENIMLLGPDGGYDGTQGLIDFQDALVGHRAYDIVSLLQDARRDVSETLEADMLELYKSRGSPGDDFDADYARLGAQRNAKVIGIFARLWKRDGKPRYLSMIPRVWQAMERDLAHPALAPVALWFDANIPEELRAAHGGGLGE